One window of Rubrivirga sp. SAORIC476 genomic DNA carries:
- a CDS encoding dihydrodipicolinate reductase, with product MSLRIVQFGLGPIGQASARLALDHGHVLVGALDLDPERVGRDLGEVLGRDPLGVPVSDDMAALADWAPDVVLHTTASFLDRIEGQLMACIGVGAHVVSSSEELFWPFDRDPGFSDRIDAAAREAGVVVVGTGVNPGFVMDLFPVVLAGVVARVDRVDVSRSVDAGRRRGPLQKKVGAGLTEAAFREREAAGGFGHIGMVESAKALAVGMGWHDAEVTETFGPHLATADHQTPHATVAAGDVAGIHQTATVVVDGETRATLTLTMAVGAPDEDRVVIAGDPPMTVVVEGGTFGDTATVAAVVNTARRVGESRPGLRTMLEIPAAATGR from the coding sequence ATGTCGCTCCGCATCGTCCAGTTTGGTCTCGGCCCCATCGGCCAGGCCAGCGCCCGTCTCGCCCTCGATCACGGCCACGTCCTCGTTGGCGCCCTCGACCTCGACCCCGAGCGCGTCGGGCGCGACCTCGGCGAGGTCCTGGGCCGAGACCCACTCGGCGTCCCCGTCTCCGATGACATGGCTGCCCTGGCCGACTGGGCGCCCGACGTGGTCCTCCACACGACGGCCTCGTTCCTCGACCGCATCGAGGGGCAGCTGATGGCCTGCATCGGTGTCGGCGCGCATGTGGTGTCGTCCTCGGAGGAGCTGTTCTGGCCGTTCGACCGCGACCCCGGCTTTTCGGATCGCATCGACGCTGCGGCCCGTGAGGCGGGCGTGGTGGTCGTGGGCACGGGCGTCAACCCGGGCTTCGTGATGGACCTGTTCCCGGTGGTGCTGGCGGGCGTCGTGGCGCGCGTGGATCGCGTGGACGTGTCGCGCTCCGTCGACGCCGGGCGGCGGCGCGGGCCGCTGCAGAAGAAGGTCGGCGCCGGGCTCACCGAGGCGGCCTTCCGCGAGCGCGAGGCCGCGGGCGGCTTCGGCCACATCGGCATGGTCGAGTCGGCGAAGGCGCTCGCCGTCGGCATGGGCTGGCATGATGCCGAGGTGACCGAGACGTTCGGCCCGCACCTCGCCACGGCCGACCACCAGACGCCCCACGCGACCGTCGCCGCGGGCGACGTGGCGGGCATCCACCAGACGGCCACGGTCGTGGTGGACGGCGAGACCCGGGCCACGCTCACCCTCACGATGGCCGTCGGTGCGCCCGACGAGGACCGCGTCGTGATCGCGGGCGACCCGCCGATGACGGTCGTGGTCGAGGGCGGCACGTTCGGCGACACCGCGACGGTCGCGGCGGTCGTCAACACGGCGCGGCGCGTCGGTGAGTCCCGGCCCGGCCTCCGCACCATGCTGGAGATTCCCGCTGCGGCCACCGGGCGTTAG